Part of the Longimicrobiaceae bacterium genome is shown below.
CTCCTCGCCTGGGTGGACGAGGCGGGGGCGGAGGGGCGCGTGTTCCTCCAGGTGCGGATCCGCCCGGCGGGCAAGGGGCGCTACGAGGTGCGCCACGTCGCCGACGCGGCGGTCCCGGAGGGCGGGCTGGAGGTCTTCCGCGACCCCTTCGCGGCGCGGGAGATCGCCCAGACCACGAGCGCGGGGGAGCACCGGCCGCTGAAGACGGCCCCCAACCTGCGGAGCGGGTGGGCGCTGGTGGAGCTGGACGGCGGCGGCCTCTGGACGGCGCTCGACTACCTGTACCCGGCCTGCGCCGCGCACTGGCACGCCGGGCGCACGGGGACGCTGCGCCCGACGCACTGGCGCGCAACGGCGGGGCGGCAGAGCGGGATGTACTCCGCGGTGAAGCTCCTCCCGGACCCGGCGGTCCGCAACGCGGTGCGCGCCTGCTGCGGCGACGCCGTGTGCCTGCGCCGCGTCGCGTGGGAGGTCGACGCGGAGACCCCGCTGGGGATGGTCGACGAGGGCCCCCCCGCGGGGGAAGCGGAGGTCCCCTGCCCCGA
Proteins encoded:
- a CDS encoding DR2241 family protein, producing LLAWVDEAGAEGRVFLQVRIRPAGKGRYEVRHVADAAVPEGGLEVFRDPFAAREIAQTTSAGEHRPLKTAPNLRSGWALVELDGGGLWTALDYLYPACAAHWHAGRTGTLRPTHWRATAGRQSGMYSAVKLLPDPAVRNAVRACCGDAVCLRRVAWEVDAETPLGMVDEGPPAGEAEVPCPEACSIFVSFARKVLTLERAPRREVPGLAPMSAAELEQVREVVAAAANGTLGTVREGEFDDPANARRIRYLAARLAEAAAEREPAEADELPCEGCPRPTPCAACPLTAALTRTATP